The DNA window CCGAAGGCCTCTTCCAGGTGCTGGACGTGCTGGCTCAACGCGGCATGGCTCAGGTGCAGGCGCTCGGCGGCGCGGCGCATGCCGCCGTAGCGCACCACCGCGGCGAAGGCCTGCAGGGCACGCAGCGCCGGCAGGCGTCGCGGGGGCGGATCGCTGATGGTCATGAAAACTTACCGCCTGGCTCGGATTTCGAGATTTTTACACGGACAGGAGCGACCTAGATTTACCACATGCCCGCCCACCCTTCCGTTGCCGCCCGCCCCCTGCTCCTGCGCGCCGGCCTGATGGCCGCCGCCTCGGTCTGCCTGGCCGTGCTCGGCCTGCTGACCCGCTACACCGTCGGCTTGCCGCCCGAACTGGTGATCTGGGCGCGCTTCTTCCTGCCCGGCCTGGCCCTGGTCGCGCTGGCCGGACGCGACGACTGGCGTGCGGTGGTCTCTTTCGCCGACCGACCGGCCTGGGTGCGCGCGGTCTGCGTGGTGATCTCGCAGGGCTGCTTCGTCTACGCCGCGATCCACGGCGATCTGCTGCAGGCGGTGCTGCTGTACAACACCGGCCCCTTGTTCATTCCGCTGATCGCCTGGGCCTGGCTCGGCGAGCGCCTGCGCGGGCCGGCGCTGGGCGGCCTGGCGATCGGCTTCTGCGGCGTGGCGGCGGTGCTCGATCCCGGCGCCCGCGGACTGGACCGGCTGGCCGCGTTGTCGCTGTGCGGCGGTTTCGCCATGGCCGCCTCGCAGGTGCTGTTCTACCGCAGCGCGCAGCATCAGCCGCCGTTCCGCAACCAGTTCAAGCTGTACCTGCAGGCCTCGCTGGTAGCGCTGCCGCTGGCGGCCTGGGGTGCGACGCGGATCGACCCGGCCGCGCTGGCGGCGCAGCCGGCCTGGATGCTGGTCGCAGCGCTGCTCGGCATGTCGCTGTGCAGCCTCGGCAGCCAGTCGCTGCGCGACCTCGCTTATCGCGGCCTCGGCAACGCCTCCACCCTGGCGCCGCTGATGTATGTGGCGGTGCCGGTCGGGGCGGCGCTGGACGGATGGCTGTTCGGTCGCATCGCCGGCGCGTCGACCTGGTTCGGCGCGGCGCTGATCGTCGTTGGAGCGGCGATCGCGCTGCGCCGTGCCGCCGCGCCGTCGGACATGGAAACCAGGGCATCGCAGAGCGGCGCTCGTGGCCTGTCGCATTTCTAGGCGCATTCGTGCCGTTGCTGCGGCGACGGACGGCGGGGCGCGACGCTGGCGCCGGACGCAGAGAATGCCGACACTGAGGCCAGGAACTCACTCGGCCAGGGAATACCAATGCCGTACTTGGGAATGGGCGTGCACGTCGTCGTCGCCCTGTACTTCGCCGTCCACGCGGTGCGCAGCGGCCAGGACCGCTACTGGCTGATGGTGCTTTTCATGTTCCCGCTGCTCGGCAGCGTGGTCTACGCGTTCGCGGTGTGGTTGCCGGAACAACGCCACAGTCGCCACGGCCGCGCCCTGGCCGGCAACGTGCGCCGCCTGCTCGACCCCGATCGCGCCCTGCGCGAAGCGCAGGACGCCTTCGATACCGCCGCGACCACCGAACACCGCCTGCGGCTGGCCGATGCCCTGCTCGACGCCGGACGCGCCGGCGACGCGCTGGCGCACTACCGCGGCGCGCTCAGCGGCATCCATCGCGACGATC is part of the Lysobacter firmicutimachus genome and encodes:
- a CDS encoding DMT family transporter codes for the protein MPAHPSVAARPLLLRAGLMAAASVCLAVLGLLTRYTVGLPPELVIWARFFLPGLALVALAGRDDWRAVVSFADRPAWVRAVCVVISQGCFVYAAIHGDLLQAVLLYNTGPLFIPLIAWAWLGERLRGPALGGLAIGFCGVAAVLDPGARGLDRLAALSLCGGFAMAASQVLFYRSAQHQPPFRNQFKLYLQASLVALPLAAWGATRIDPAALAAQPAWMLVAALLGMSLCSLGSQSLRDLAYRGLGNASTLAPLMYVAVPVGAALDGWLFGRIAGASTWFGAALIVVGAAIALRRAAAPSDMETRASQSGARGLSHF